A genomic window from Vigna radiata var. radiata cultivar VC1973A chromosome 2, Vradiata_ver6, whole genome shotgun sequence includes:
- the LOC106755980 gene encoding uncharacterized protein LOC106755980, producing the protein MRNSRGRSMKHTHLFHREDQRSQEEKNIVWERLEGDTDKSFRTREIPVKRLLNVGHFTSASGELSKFSKGKNFSAGMNVMDYDVPELVVFIQEDNEQFVKDTCINRGVPPEGKCLSEDHGMMSCHFDSDMNRRRDPNLRTMEAFSDNLKRLEYASKPLSLKEAMEFYDSRALVIDVEGDSGYNISTDHPKKKTTPETLREAIATEAEFSRSLKNWQINSFLGTVGRRVEFPCCADCVQVTDTIMCRSEMCNSQSPTGSGKRQDNDPQETCFSAEGPLSGSPTSHAAPATTSSNASHHSNDSISSTHSFAFPILPEEWNGSPVRMLEAEKSQLRKDLWQKIVVLFSCCKS; encoded by the exons ATGAGAAATTCAAGAGGTCGCAGCATGAAACATACACATTTGTTTCATCGTGAAGATCAAAGAAGTCAAGAAGAAAAGAACATTGTGTGGGAGAGACTGGAGGGTGATACTGATAAAAGTTTTAGGACAAGGGAGATTCCAGTGAAGAGGTTGTTGAATGTAGGGCATTTTACAAGTGCTTCAGGGGAGTTGTCAAAGTTTAGCAAAGGAAAGAACTTTTCAGCAGGAATGAATGTCATGGACTATGATGTACCTGAACTGGTTGTTTTTATTCAAGAGGATAATGAACAGTTTGTGAAGGACACTTGCATTAATAGGGGAGTGCCACCAGAAGGCAAGTGCCTCTCAGAAGATCATGGTATGATGTCATGTCACTTTGACTCTGACATGAATAGAAGAAGAGATCCAAATCTAAGGACTATGGAAGCATTTTCAGACAATTTAAAAAGACTAGAATATGCCTCTAAACCTCTTTCCCTTAAGGAAGCAATGGAATTTTATGACTCCAGAGCTTTAGTGATTGATGTTGAAGGGGATTCAGGATACAATATTTCAACTGATCACCCCAAAAAGAAGACAACACCAGAGACCCTTAGAGAG GCAATAGCAACGGAAGCAGAGTTTTCAAGATCTCTCAAGAATTGgcaaataaattcatttttggGTACAGTTGGCAGAAGGGTGGAGTTTCCATGTTGTGCAGATTGTGTGCAAGTTACTGACACAATCATGTGTAGGTCTGAGATGTGTAACTCACAAAGTCCAACAGGTTCAGGAAAAAGACAAGACAATGATCCTCAAGAGACTTGTTTCTCTGCTGAGGGCCCTCTATCTGGCAGTCCAACATCACATGCTGCTCCTGCAACGACATCTAGCAATGCCTCTCATCACTCTAATGACAGCATAAGCAGCACACATTCATTTGCCTTTCCCAT ATTACCTGAAGAATGGAATGGAAGCCCGGTGAGAATGTTGGAAGCTGAAAAAAGTCAATTAAGGAAGGACCTATGGCAGAAGATAGTGGTATTATTCTCTTGCTGCAAAAGTTGA